A single region of the Accipiter gentilis chromosome 6, bAccGen1.1, whole genome shotgun sequence genome encodes:
- the MASP1 gene encoding mannan-binding lectin serine protease 1, whose translation MWGTVAGRGRRDLHGKCQTTPDAHTHRRTHARKSPDGDKADSGAFGRRQSRPPQTNQRSSEPNPPANPPGSKMRYPLTWSFCALLLSAADAIELTDMFGEIQSPNFPDSYPSDSEVTWNISVPDGFKIKLYFMHFDLESSYLCEYDYVKIQAEDQELATFCGRETTDTEQAPGQQVILSPGPYMGLTFRSDFSNEERFTGFDAHYTAVDVDECLEKSDEELACDHYCHNYIGGYYCSCRFGYILHSDNRTCKVECSDNLYTQRSGVVTSADFPSPYPKSSDCLYRIELEEGFFITLSFEDSFDVEDHPEVTCPYDYIKIKAGHREFGPFCGEKSPGRIETQTNSVQILFHSDNSGENRGWKLAYTAIGNPCPLVQPPINGKIEPSQAKYTFKDQVVISCNTGYKVLKDNLESDSFQIECLKDGTWSNKIPICKIADCKAPLELEHGFVTFSSRNNLTTYRAAIQYHCQHPYYHMAPNSTATYTCDASGVWRSEELGTKLPSCRPVCGRPARPLPGIIKRIIGGRNAEPGFFPWQALIVVEDMSRVPNDKWFGSGALLSDSWVLTAAHVLRSQRRDKTVIPVSKEHVTVYLALHDVRNKMEAVNRTVEKIILHEEFDIQNYNHDIALVKLKEKVTMGNYVMPVCLPQFEHELEGPHPNTLGLVAGWGISNPNITVDEIISSGMRTLSDILQYVKLPVVLHAECKTSYESRSGNYSVTENMFCAGYYEGGKDTCLGDSGGAFVIQDPGTRRWVAQGLVSWGGPEECGSKQVYGVYTKVSNYVDWVEKKTGSSERWTFLEPELES comes from the exons ATGTGGGGAACGgttgcaggcaggggaaggcgtGACCTGCATGGAAAATGCCAGACAACTCCAGACGCACACACACATAGGCGCACACACGCTCGCAAATCTCCGGACGGAGATAAGGCGGACAGCGGAGCGTTTGGAAGGAGGCAAAGCCGTCCACCGCAAACCAACCAGCGATCCTCCGAGCCAAACCCGCCGGCAAACCCTCCCGGCAGCAAAATGAG GTACCCCCTGACCTGGTCCTTTTGCGCCTTGCTGCTCTCCGCAGCAGATGCCATCGAGCTGACGGACATGTTTGGGGAGATCCAGTCTCCCAACTTCCCTGATTCCTACCCCAGCGACTCGGAAGTGACATGGAACATCTCTGTGCCCGACGGATTTAAAATCAAGCTGTACTTCATGCATTTTGACTTGGAGTCATCCTACCTCTGTGAATACGACTATGTGAAG ATTCAAGCTGAGGACCAGGAGCTGGCAACCTTCTGCGGCAGAGAGACGACAGAcacagagcaggctcctggccaGCAAGTGATCCTGTCCCCAGGGCCCTACATGGGGCTCACATTCAGGTCTGACTTCTCCAACGAGGAACGCTTCACTGGCTTCGATGCCCATTACACTGCCGTGG ATGTGGATGAGTGCCTGGAGAAAAGTGACGAGGAGCTGGCGTGTGACCACTACTGCCACAACTACATCGGCGGGTACTACTGCTCCTGCAGGTTCGGCTACATCCTCCACTCTGACAACAGGACCTGCAAAG TGGAGTGCAGCGACAATCTCTACACCCAGAGGAGCGGGGTGGTCACCAGCGCCGACTTCCCCAGCCCCTACCCCAAAAGCTCAGACTGCCTGTACCGCATCGAGCTGGAGGAGGGTTTCTTCATCACCCTGAGCTTCGAGGACAGCTTCGACGTGGAAGACCACCCCGAGGTGACCTGTCCTTATGACTACATCAAG ATCAAAGCTGGACATAGGGAGTTTGGCCCTTTCTGTGGAGAGAAGTCCCCAGGACGCATTGAAACCCAAACCAACAGTGTGCAGATCCTCTTCCACAGTGACAACTCGGGAGAGAACAGGGGCTGGAAGCTGGCGTACACAGCAATTG GAAACCCATGCCCACTTGTGCAACCACCGATCAATGGGAAAATTGAGCCTTCCCAAGCCAAGTACACCTTCAAAGACCAGGTTGTCATCAGCTGCAACACCGGATATAAAGTACTGAAG GATAACCTGGAAAGCGACTCCTTCCAGATCGAGTGTCTGAAGGACGGGACATGGAGTAACAAGATCCCCATCTGCAAAA TTGCTGACTGCAAAGCGCCGCTGGAGCTGGAGCATGGCTTTGtcaccttctcctccaggaacaaCCTGACCACCTATCGAGCAGCCATCCAGTACCACTGCCAGCACCCCTACTACCACATGGCCCCCAACAGCACCG CCACCTACACGTGCGATGCATCAGGGGTATGGAGGAGCGAGGAGCTGGGAACCAAGCTGCCATCTTGCCGACCAG TGTGTGGCCGGCCAGCTCGCCCTCTGCCTGGGATCATCAAGCGCATCATTGGCGGGCGAAACGCAGAGCCCGGCTTCTTCCCCTGGCAGGCCCTGATTGTGGTGGAGGACATGTCCCGGGTACCCAATGACAAATGGTTTGGCAGCGGGGCCCTGCTCTCAGACTCCTGGGTGCTGACAGCCGCCCACGTGCTCCGCTCCCAGCGGCGAGACAAGACCGTCATCCCTGTCTCCAAGGAGCACGTCACTGTCTACCTGGCCCTTCATGATGTGAGGAACAAGATGGAGGCCGTCAACCGGACAGTGGAGAAGATCATCCTCCATGAGGAGTTTGACATCCAGAACTACAACCATGACATCGCTCTGGTcaagctgaaggagaaggtgaccATGGGGAATTATGTCATGCCTGTCTGCCTGCCCCAGTTTGAGCACGAGCTGGAGGGGCCTCACCCCAACACACTGGGGCTGGTGGCTGGCTGGGGTATCTCCAATCCCAACATCACGGTGGATGAGATCATCAGCTCGGGCATGAGGACACTGTCCGACATCCTGCAGTATGTCAAACTGCCAGTGGTGCTGCATGCGGAGTGCAAGACCAGCTACGAGTCACGGTCAGGGAACTACAGCGTGACCGAGAACATGTTCTGCGCTGGCTACTACGAAGGTGGGAAGGACACTTGCTTGGGAGACAGCGGGGGAGCCTTTGTCATCCAGGACCCGGGAACCCGGAGGTGGGTGGCCCAAGGGCTGGTCTCATGGGGTGGCCCAGAGGAGTGCGGCAGCAAGCAGGTGTACGGTGTGTACACCAAGGTCTCTAACTATGTGGACTGGGTGGAGAAGAAAACAGGCTCCTCAGAGAGGTGGACATTTCTGGAGCCAGAGCTGGAGAGTTGA